In one Andrena cerasifolii isolate SP2316 chromosome 2, iyAndCera1_principal, whole genome shotgun sequence genomic region, the following are encoded:
- the Bsh gene encoding brain-specific homeobox — MQSTCQQQQAQPGQNGTSANRTSFLIEDILSRGTAPPHSHHQLHHSHLTSSHGVQHQQYQQFASLLPGYPSAPPTAAFFLGPLFGNTAMGVGVVPGVSELAALKHCRRRKARTVFSDQQLAGLEARFEVQRYLSTPERVELAAALHLSETQVKTWFQNRRMKHKKQLRKLSTSAGSNGNQNSNQQCTGQSVPVTSPAERPVDFSLSGGRESRASSDAAVDSDDDEIDVLGDETPSPTRAANIHVSRRGGSPTSFHQMTHPHSVTLSHQPQHGQTIQRQHR; from the exons ATGCAGTCGACTTGCCAGCAACAGCAGGCCCAGCCAGGTCAGAATGGCACTTCGGCGAACAGGACCTCGTTTCTGATCGAGGACATCCTCAGCCGCGGTACCGCTCCGCCGCACTCTCATCACCAGCTTCATCATTCGCACCTGACGTCCAGTCACGGGGTGCAGCACCAGCAATACCAGCAGTTCGCCAGCTTGCTGCCTGGTTATCCATCGGCACCACCCACGGCGGCCTTCTTTTTGGGACCACTTTTCGGTAACACCGCGATGGGGGTCGGTGTGGTGCCAGGGGTCAGTGAACTTGCGGCCTTGAAGCATTGCCGTCGACGGAAAGCGCGAACT GTGTTCAGCGATCAACAATTAGCGGGTTTGGAAGCGAGATTCGAGGTGCAGAGGTACCTGAGCACGCCAGAGAGGGTCGAGCTTGCGGCGGCACTTCACCTCTCGGAGACCCAAGTGAAAACGTGGTTCCAGAACCGACGGATGAAGCACAAGAAACAATTGAGGAAATTGAGCACCAGCGCGGGCAGCAACGGCAATCAGAATTCCAATCAGCAATGCACCGGTCAATCAGTTCCCGTCACGTCACCCGCAG AACGGCCAGTGGACTTCTCGCTGAGCGGGGGCCGAGAGTCACGAGCGAGCAGCGACGCTGCAGTGGACTCCGACGACGACGAAATCGACGTCCTCGGCGACGAGACACCGTCGCCGACGCGAGCGGCCAACATCCACGTCTCCAGACGCGGTGGCTCGCCAACGAGTTTTCATCAGATGACGCACCCCCATTCGGTCACCCTGTCTCATCAACCGCAACACGGGCAAACCATCCAACGCCAACATCGCTGA